Part of the Corynebacterium caspium DSM 44850 genome, CGTTGGGTGCACGGTTATTGACGATCTTTCCGCCAGACATGGTGACAAAAGTATTTCCGAAAATATTTACGCCACCACCGCCCCAGCCGGCCTCGTTATCTGAGATAGTGCCGCCATTAATGGTGATGTAGTTTCGGTCTGTTTCAGCCTTTTGCGCTAGGGCTGCAGCTCCAATAACGCCATCAGTCCAGGTAAAGCCCTGTATTGCGCCACCCCATCCGGCGTTATGAGCGATAAGACCGTCATTTATTTCAACATGTCCACCTTTAAAAACCCCGATGCCACCAACTTCTCCATACGCATATTTGTCAGTGGAGGCGATCCCATAGGTAACTTCGCCACCATTCATTATGAAGGTGCCGCCTTTTAGAACAACGATATTTGCGGCGCCATTTTGAGTTGTTGTGGGCTCTTTTTTGCGCTGGTTATCGGTGACTTTTCCCCGATTCAAGGTGAATTTAGCAGCGGTTCCTTCAACAGTTACTGCACCTTCATAAGACTCATCTAATTCTCTAGCTCCAGAAATCTCACCACCGTTTAGTTCAAGTTCTCCATAAACATCAACGGTAGCTTTCTTACTTGGAGTTTCGGTGCCGCGGCTGTCAATAATTACGGAGTTACCGTTGGTATTTTCACCAATAACTAGTTTTCCGCCAGCTTCAATCTTGATTAAAGATTTCTGATTACCAGCTTTGCGCACTAATTTTGCAGGTTCAGCTAGCACCGCTCCTGTCGTGTTAGGACCTACAAATTCAATATCGGCACCAGCAGGAATAGTTAAGGTTTTTGATATTTCAATGCTGGTTTCCGGTAAAATAATGCGCGTCGGAGTCACTCCGGCATTATTAATTAGATCTTGCAGCGCATTTTCATCACAAGTTACTGCCCCATCAGAAGCTGCGCACTCGTGTTCTACTCTGCCTGCTGCTAGAGCCTTAAAAGGCACAATCGCCACGGCGCATACTAAAAATAGAATTGCTGCCAGAGCAACAAAGGTGCGCGTAGTGACCATCGTAGGAATAGATCGCCTACTAAACCTCATAAATATCAAGACTTTCGTATGTCGGAAAATACTTATTTAGACTGGAACTTTGTTATCTAACTATAGACCGTTAGTAAGAAGTTATAAATTTTGCCTAAATTGGGGTCTATGGTCGGTCTTGGCACGGACTTAGACATAAAAATAACTCACCGCAGCGAGTGCTGTGGTGAGTTATTTGGTCAACACATCAGAGGTAAATCTGATGCAGGTTAGCTATCACAAAAGTGATTACTTAGCCTTTTCGATGATCTCAACGAGACGGAAGTGCTTGTCCTTGGACAGCGGACGGGTTTCAGCGATGCGTACGCGATCGCCAACTCCGGCTTCTCCGTTTTCGTCGTGAGCCTTGACCTTGCTATTGAAACGCTGGGTCTTGCCGTAAAGAGCATGCTGCTTACGGTCTTCGATTTCGACAACGATGGTCTTCTGCATCTTGTCAGAGACAACGACGCCAGTGCGGACCTTCTGGGCTGCCTTTTCCTGATTGTTCACATTTGCCTCACTCATGATTAAGCCTCAGCTCCAGGAACGACAGACAGACCTAGCTCGCGCTCGCGGATGACCGTATAGATACGTGCAATATCGCGCTTAACGATGCGTACACGGCTATTATTGGTCAGCTGGCCAGTTGCCTTCTGGAAGCGCAGGTTGAAGAGCTCTTCCTTGGCTTCTGCCAAGCGCTCGGTGAGTTCCTCGGCGTTGAGCTCACGGAACTCGTGTGCGGGGGTACCGGTAGCCATTAGAACTGGTCCTCCTTACTGATGATGCGGACCTTGCAAGGAAGCTTCTGAGCCGCGCGGCGCAGTGCTTCCATGGCGAT contains:
- the rpsQ gene encoding 30S ribosomal protein S17 produces the protein MSEANVNNQEKAAQKVRTGVVVSDKMQKTIVVEIEDRKQHALYGKTQRFNSKVKAHDENGEAGVGDRVRIAETRPLSKDKHFRLVEIIEKAK
- the rpmC gene encoding 50S ribosomal protein L29, whose product is MATGTPAHEFRELNAEELTERLAEAKEELFNLRFQKATGQLTNNSRVRIVKRDIARIYTVIRERELGLSVVPGAEA